The proteins below come from a single Spiroplasma endosymbiont of Atherix ibis genomic window:
- a CDS encoding DAK2 domain-containing protein — protein sequence MKNVQILKGMITSGVNNLYNNYPHIDKLNVFPVPDGDTGTNMNLTCTNGFAEIENEDFDKIGSLMSKFSRGLIMGARGNSGVIFSQIIKGFSNGMKDKENLDLETWKNSFIKAKEVAYAAVMKPVEGTILTVIRETSEFVNNITEELTPVDFWDKLVLASNESLRRTPDLLPVLKEVGVVDSGGYGLVKFFEGMKYFVEKHKPISKLKKLEENTGSNIEMTLEEEFGYCTEAIVMLNEEYIEKLEVDTIRNTFEQYGNNSIVAVIDGDILKIHTHALMPGQVLSYLQQFGEFKTIKAENMTLQADKHVANTSDRSLVRSSAQEQRKLKNEVGTIAVVRSKGMQEYFKNELNFDYVINGGAKMNPSTKDFLKAIETVDAKKVYIFPNDSNVLLVAKQAKDLEKMSKVIVIETKTIPQGMTAYLNLDADESTKKNESNIVKALKNVVSISINKAARDATIDGINIKTGEYMMTADNKIIASAKSLRNIFSQSMSKFITSKTEILTIFTGQDTSFKDINDLRKYLDENHDVEYEVIDGQQEVYSFIIGIE from the coding sequence ATGAAAAATGTACAAATTTTAAAAGGTATGATAACTAGTGGAGTTAATAATTTATATAATAATTATCCACATATAGATAAATTAAATGTTTTTCCTGTACCAGATGGAGATACTGGAACAAATATGAATTTAACTTGTACCAATGGATTTGCAGAAATTGAAAATGAGGATTTTGATAAAATTGGTTCATTAATGAGTAAATTTTCTAGAGGTTTAATTATGGGAGCTCGTGGAAACTCAGGTGTTATTTTTTCTCAAATTATTAAAGGTTTTTCTAATGGAATGAAAGATAAAGAAAATCTAGATCTAGAAACTTGAAAGAATTCTTTCATTAAAGCTAAAGAGGTAGCTTATGCAGCTGTTATGAAACCAGTTGAGGGAACTATTTTAACTGTTATTCGTGAAACAAGCGAATTTGTAAATAATATTACTGAAGAGTTAACTCCAGTTGATTTTTGAGATAAGTTAGTATTAGCTTCTAATGAATCATTACGAAGAACACCAGATTTACTTCCAGTTCTAAAAGAAGTTGGAGTTGTTGATAGTGGAGGCTATGGTTTAGTTAAGTTTTTTGAAGGGATGAAGTATTTTGTTGAAAAACATAAACCTATTTCAAAATTAAAAAAACTTGAAGAAAATACAGGATCAAATATTGAAATGACCCTAGAAGAAGAATTTGGTTATTGTACTGAAGCAATTGTTATGCTTAATGAAGAGTATATAGAAAAATTAGAAGTTGATACAATAAGAAATACATTTGAGCAATATGGAAATAATTCAATTGTTGCAGTAATTGATGGAGATATTTTGAAAATCCATACTCATGCTTTAATGCCAGGTCAAGTATTGTCATATTTACAACAGTTTGGAGAGTTTAAAACTATTAAAGCTGAAAATATGACTTTACAAGCTGATAAACATGTTGCAAATACATCTGATCGTTCTTTGGTGAGAAGTTCAGCTCAAGAACAACGTAAATTAAAAAATGAAGTTGGAACAATTGCTGTTGTTAGATCAAAAGGAATGCAAGAATATTTTAAAAACGAATTAAATTTTGATTATGTTATTAATGGTGGAGCAAAAATGAATCCATCAACAAAGGATTTTTTAAAAGCTATTGAAACAGTAGATGCTAAAAAAGTATATATTTTTCCAAATGATTCAAATGTTTTATTAGTTGCAAAACAAGCAAAAGACTTAGAAAAAATGTCAAAAGTTATTGTTATTGAAACAAAAACTATTCCTCAAGGTATGACAGCTTATTTAAATTTAGATGCAGATGAAAGCACTAAGAAAAATGAATCAAATATTGTAAAAGCACTAAAGAATGTTGTTTCAATTTCAATTAATAAAGCAGCTAGAGATGCAACAATTGATGGCATAAATATTAAAACTGGTGAATATATGATGACAGCTGATAACAAAATAATAGCATCTGCAAAATCATTGCGTAATATTTTTAGTCAATCAATGTCAAAATTTATTACTTCAAAGACTGAAATTTTAACAATCTTTACAGGTCAAGATACATCATTTAAAGATATAAATGATTTGCGTAAATATTTGGATGAAAATCATGATGTTGAATATGAAGTAATTGATGGACAACAGGAAGTATACTCATTTATTATAGGTATTGAATAA
- the rnc gene encoding ribonuclease III: MDIINFLLKEFSIKVREKNYYFEALTHNSFSNENRRTKNYQRLEFLGDAILQMKVSEYLYKMFPKSNEGLLTKYRSSIVKQSTLAEISRKIGLGKFIRLGVGELDSKGYEKDSILSDIFESMTAAIFLDQEDEVLNNWLEKTVFSNYIIDQFLDKAHDFKSELQELIQLEMRSEIQYVIVGCKKFKNNTTSFTVNVILNGMVFGTGMGSNKKKAEQEAAKNALSKIKKISKVENPNK; the protein is encoded by the coding sequence ATGGATATAATAAATTTTCTTTTAAAAGAATTTTCAATTAAAGTTAGAGAAAAAAATTATTATTTTGAGGCTTTAACTCATAATTCTTTTTCGAATGAAAACAGGCGTACTAAAAATTATCAAAGATTAGAATTTTTGGGAGATGCTATCTTACAAATGAAAGTTAGTGAGTATCTTTATAAAATGTTTCCAAAATCCAATGAAGGTTTATTAACTAAATATAGAAGTTCAATTGTTAAACAAAGCACTTTAGCTGAAATTTCAAGAAAAATAGGCTTAGGTAAATTTATTAGGCTTGGTGTGGGAGAGTTAGACTCAAAAGGTTATGAAAAAGATTCAATACTTTCAGATATATTTGAATCTATGACAGCAGCTATATTTTTAGATCAAGAAGATGAAGTTTTAAATAACTGATTAGAAAAAACTGTTTTTAGTAATTATATAATTGATCAATTTTTGGATAAAGCTCATGATTTTAAATCTGAATTACAAGAATTAATACAGTTAGAAATGAGAAGTGAAATTCAGTATGTAATTGTTGGATGTAAAAAGTTTAAAAATAATACAACTTCATTTACTGTTAATGTAATACTTAATGGAATGGTATTTGGAACAGGTATGGGAAGTAATAAAAAGAAAGCAGAACAAGAAGCTGCTAAAAATGCTTTGTCAAAAATTAAAAAAATAAGTAAAGTTGAAAACCCCAATAAATAA
- a CDS encoding serine/threonine-protein kinase has product MNKYNPGSMINDRYEVISQLGKGGMASVFKAYDIFTKTIVAVKVVAPEIVIKPIGQERFEIEKEAFAKLGSNPYVVKLFDIIQNGDEWFIILEFVEGGTLKDKFQEFGSMTLKEIKYYFSRICDALSEAHKLKIIHRDIKPDNVLLTQSGEIKLGDFGISVMEGISTENNKAIGTPKYMPPEIIAAQAPSPQSDIYSLGIMLYEFATGTAPFIAKEAPKIAVKHLKEAPTNPKLINPSIPQSLENLILKMIEKEPQNRFESINEVKKELLKIKYTDNSKPYIYHKKETLILNEGKKTIKVGTIYDKLPIIVKTKFFLSFTIIFLLLIILFVVVLVI; this is encoded by the coding sequence ATGAATAAATATAATCCAGGATCTATGATAAATGACCGTTATGAAGTAATTAGTCAGCTTGGTAAAGGTGGAATGGCATCTGTTTTTAAAGCATATGATATTTTTACAAAAACAATTGTTGCTGTAAAAGTTGTTGCTCCAGAAATAGTTATTAAACCTATTGGACAAGAAAGATTTGAAATTGAAAAAGAAGCTTTTGCAAAATTGGGATCAAATCCTTATGTTGTAAAACTTTTTGATATCATTCAAAATGGAGATGAATGATTTATCATTTTGGAGTTTGTTGAAGGTGGAACTTTAAAGGATAAATTTCAAGAATTTGGTTCAATGACTTTAAAAGAAATTAAGTATTATTTTTCAAGAATTTGTGATGCTCTTTCAGAAGCTCACAAATTAAAAATAATTCACAGAGATATTAAACCAGATAATGTTTTGCTTACTCAATCAGGAGAAATCAAATTAGGAGATTTTGGTATTTCTGTTATGGAAGGTATTTCAACAGAAAATAATAAAGCTATTGGTACTCCAAAATACATGCCTCCTGAAATAATTGCAGCACAAGCTCCATCTCCTCAAAGTGATATTTATTCTTTAGGTATTATGCTATATGAATTTGCAACAGGAACTGCTCCATTTATTGCAAAAGAAGCTCCAAAAATTGCAGTTAAGCATTTGAAAGAAGCTCCAACAAATCCTAAATTAATAAATCCATCTATTCCTCAAAGTCTTGAAAATCTAATTTTAAAAATGATTGAAAAAGAACCACAAAATAGATTTGAATCTATTAATGAGGTTAAAAAAGAATTATTAAAAATAAAATATACAGATAATTCAAAACCATATATTTATCATAAAAAAGAAACTCTTATTTTAAACGAAGGTAAAAAAACAATCAAAGTAGGAACTATATATGATAAGTTACCTATTATAGTAAAAACAAAATTCTTTTTATCGTTCACAATTATCTTTTTGTTGCTTATTATTTTATTTGTTGTGGTATTGGTAATTTAG
- a CDS encoding ABC transporter permease — protein MLSTPLQLSLKSSSVKKQTNIWQEQWQGNGTLTDEFIEEYVWNEKTINFKYEGVDFDFKKPKTKWLTDSTEKLIKDYAQKVIDYQFGQQKNEDREKLIKQEKINALKTVISLYSNSGDDFVSTAFRTLKSKDRTLKVSDIFTNEAKDMISGGKQFNFKNRSFKYYVIFTVLNQLKESSKGEFEFGLFANTNFQMLKGTDDHFIYNLSNATALGGNDKYNVNNVVLEKGNLPEKRNEIVISSGFAKKQNKKVGDKLSLGVDQKFEGSNAVNRTVKEFNIVGIGSKYSSLTTIGFNSFKDSIKNYSQIFMHESFFSNYDELNKKTSDGYSFDEIFQRPDFRINASSGFQLKYWSETYIIKNTNNYNLNELFTNNLSISNLKKMDYSIVTNGTTMFKEPKSHSSIKQLTNLYIITLIYIVIGAILFLLGFMFILFVIKKEINNTRKQLGVFKSLGYKTKELTWVFFVKTFLTMIVGIGIGYLLSFPFQIDSATKQFNAFVIFDFQTIYASPVFLFVIILIIPLLFAGLSYLIIFRFLNEGALALLTSGPKKGKSDYIIFILKIIFFPTLIYSFVNWLILKSLKNKNKGFTFRMQYAFVSAGKGKFALIMGLFLFSSFLFTLQLRVMPVIKNMIEGGYNIYTKEVNHTYSFNKVMQISAKSKKISKDIAKEDYGIDFTNIKDEKVEDYVRNSNKSNSIYQTTNNFSKLMNILSNKRDASNNWNQVESIKLSLIALNSSLDIIPNENNIKETIKPKDKSILTITPEEMGGIFLNDIGKFACISPLAINYKGSCSDVESFKKYIIENAQDINNKTYASKDITPVFSNEFFTLMLTFAKMQKDVNSLISVNNVIFNGSKEALQTVLPYHIVKNSEVDIENSSIKLIDITNEIGGDIRSVVNFKSVKNSQLEELKEENKEYVNAIISYRLSKILNKKIRDTFDIIIGKDVPLKIRIAAINENDTLMQDIYLDYTTTLKKVNGSEKFDKKDLMFNSLFSTKEASHGKVDLEDIAGSQRSFTYSRDTYTMASSKNEPWLASILAPSIENYLKPVSPKSRNFFMNSSVITLPILKSVINQILGKMTNAMLMYILIDVLLLIILLIVIMNIIITDSINVITIMRSLGYTNGQINWMVMGKYVSGAAISYIAAFFASIGVWKIIQMFVWAKFKVLIALPTLIWLPFVSAIILGAILYIGWMAAMLQIKKRPLTLLVN, from the coding sequence ATGTTATCAACACCTCTTCAACTTTCTTTAAAATCATCATCAGTAAAAAAACAAACAAATATATGACAAGAGCAGTGACAAGGTAATGGTACTTTAACTGATGAATTCATAGAGGAATATGTTTGAAATGAAAAAACAATAAACTTCAAATATGAGGGAGTTGATTTTGATTTTAAAAAACCTAAAACAAAATGATTAACTGATTCTACAGAAAAATTAATTAAAGATTATGCTCAGAAAGTGATTGATTATCAATTTGGACAACAAAAAAATGAAGATAGAGAAAAGCTAATTAAACAAGAAAAAATAAATGCACTTAAAACAGTTATCTCATTATATTCTAATTCTGGAGATGATTTTGTATCAACTGCTTTTAGAACATTAAAAAGCAAAGATCGTACTTTAAAAGTTAGTGATATTTTTACTAATGAAGCAAAAGATATGATTTCTGGAGGTAAACAATTTAATTTTAAAAATAGAAGTTTTAAATATTATGTAATCTTTACAGTTTTAAATCAGTTAAAAGAGAGTTCAAAAGGAGAATTTGAATTTGGACTTTTTGCAAATACAAATTTTCAAATGCTTAAAGGAACAGATGATCATTTTATTTATAATTTATCTAATGCAACAGCTTTGGGCGGAAATGATAAATATAATGTAAATAATGTTGTTTTGGAAAAAGGCAATCTCCCAGAAAAAAGGAATGAAATTGTAATTAGTAGTGGTTTTGCAAAAAAACAAAATAAAAAAGTTGGAGATAAATTAAGTTTGGGAGTTGATCAAAAGTTTGAAGGATCAAATGCTGTTAACAGAACAGTAAAGGAATTTAATATTGTAGGTATTGGATCAAAATATTCATCTTTAACTACAATAGGATTTAATTCTTTTAAAGATTCAATAAAAAATTATTCTCAAATTTTTATGCATGAAAGTTTTTTTTCAAATTATGATGAATTAAATAAAAAAACAAGTGATGGATATTCATTTGATGAAATTTTTCAACGACCTGATTTTAGAATTAATGCTAGTTCAGGTTTTCAATTAAAATATTGATCAGAAACATATATTATAAAAAATACAAATAATTATAATCTAAATGAACTTTTTACAAATAATTTATCAATTAGTAATTTAAAAAAAATGGACTATTCAATTGTAACTAATGGAACTACAATGTTTAAAGAACCAAAATCTCATTCAAGTATAAAACAATTAACTAATTTATATATAATTACTTTAATATATATAGTAATTGGAGCTATTTTATTTTTATTAGGATTTATGTTTATATTATTTGTTATTAAAAAAGAAATAAATAATACAAGAAAACAACTTGGAGTATTCAAATCTCTTGGTTATAAAACAAAAGAGCTTACATGAGTTTTTTTTGTAAAAACGTTTTTAACAATGATTGTAGGAATAGGAATAGGATATTTATTGTCATTTCCATTTCAAATAGACTCTGCTACAAAGCAATTTAATGCTTTTGTTATATTTGATTTTCAAACAATTTATGCCTCACCAGTATTTTTATTTGTAATAATATTGATTATTCCTTTATTATTTGCTGGATTAAGCTATTTAATAATATTTAGATTTTTAAATGAGGGAGCACTTGCTCTATTAACAAGTGGTCCTAAAAAAGGAAAATCAGATTATATTATTTTCATTTTAAAAATAATATTTTTTCCAACTCTAATTTATTCATTTGTAAATTGATTAATATTAAAATCATTAAAAAATAAAAATAAAGGATTTACTTTCAGAATGCAATATGCTTTTGTTTCTGCTGGAAAAGGTAAGTTTGCTTTAATTATGGGGTTATTTTTATTTAGTTCATTCTTATTTACATTGCAACTAAGAGTAATGCCTGTAATTAAAAATATGATTGAAGGTGGATATAACATTTATACTAAAGAAGTTAATCATACTTATAGCTTTAATAAAGTAATGCAAATTAGTGCTAAATCAAAAAAAATATCTAAAGATATAGCAAAAGAAGATTATGGTATTGATTTTACTAATATAAAAGATGAAAAAGTAGAAGATTATGTAAGAAACTCAAATAAGTCAAATTCTATTTATCAAACTACAAATAACTTTTCAAAATTAATGAATATTTTATCTAATAAAAGAGACGCTTCAAATAATTGAAATCAAGTAGAATCAATCAAATTATCACTAATCGCATTGAATTCTTCTTTAGATATAATTCCAAATGAAAATAATATTAAAGAAACAATTAAACCAAAGGATAAATCAATTTTAACTATTACACCAGAAGAAATGGGTGGAATATTTTTAAATGATATTGGTAAATTTGCTTGTATTTCTCCTTTAGCAATTAATTATAAAGGTAGTTGTTCAGATGTAGAATCATTTAAAAAATATATTATTGAAAATGCACAAGATATTAATAATAAAACTTATGCTAGCAAAGATATAACACCTGTGTTTAGTAATGAATTTTTTACACTTATGTTAACTTTTGCAAAAATGCAAAAAGATGTAAATTCTTTAATAAGCGTAAATAATGTTATTTTTAATGGTAGTAAAGAGGCACTTCAAACAGTTCTTCCATATCATATTGTAAAAAATAGTGAAGTAGATATAGAAAATTCATCAATTAAATTAATTGATATTACAAATGAAATTGGAGGAGACATAAGAAGTGTTGTTAACTTTAAAAGTGTAAAAAACTCTCAATTAGAAGAATTAAAAGAAGAAAATAAAGAGTATGTAAATGCAATAATTTCTTACAGACTTTCAAAAATATTAAATAAAAAAATACGAGATACATTTGACATTATTATAGGAAAAGATGTACCTTTAAAAATAAGAATAGCTGCAATTAATGAAAATGATACATTAATGCAAGATATATACTTAGACTATACAACGACTCTTAAAAAAGTTAATGGTTCAGAAAAATTTGATAAAAAAGATTTAATGTTTAATTCTTTATTTAGCACAAAAGAGGCAAGTCATGGAAAAGTAGACTTAGAAGATATAGCAGGATCTCAAAGAAGTTTTACTTATTCAAGAGATACTTATACAATGGCTTCTTCAAAAAATGAACCATGATTAGCAAGTATATTAGCTCCATCAATTGAAAACTATTTAAAACCTGTATCACCTAAATCAAGAAACTTTTTTATGAATTCATCAGTAATTACTTTACCAATATTAAAATCAGTTATAAATCAAATTTTAGGAAAAATGACAAATGCTATGTTAATGTATATTTTGATTGATGTACTGTTATTAATTATTTTATTAATAGTAATTATGAATATTATTATTACTGATTCAATCAATGTAATTACTATTATGAGATCACTTGGATATACAAATGGTCAAATTAACTGAATGGTTATGGGTAAATATGTCAGTGGAGCTGCAATTAGTTATATAGCTGCATTCTTTGCATCAATAGGTGTATGGAAAATTATTCAGATGTTTGTTTGAGCTAAATTTAAAGTATTAATTGCTTTACCTACATTAATATGACTACCATTTGTTTCAGCTATTATTTTAGGAGCAATTTTATACATTGGGTGAATGGCTGCAATGTTGCAAATTAAAAAAAGACCTCTGACCTTGTTAGTAAATTAA
- the plsX gene encoding phosphate acyltransferase PlsX: MEYKKIAFDVMGSDNGLIPAVDAAIKLLGEQKDLKIIFVGNEIELKKALSLKKYNPDQVEIINTTEVIEMTDGIMDIRRKKNSSMVKALELVKEGKADGITTGGATAPFIAGCHFIIKKLEGIERPGFMPVIPTLVKGKITLLLDVGANLECDPEDLVNFAIMATAYSKAVNSVEDPKVALLNIGEEKSKGLELNKQTYKLLEENKDINFVGNIESRYLANGIVDIIVTDGYTGNIALKAAEGMGKALLNEIKSAITKTLFRKLAALRLKKAFKEVKAKFDYKNHAGAILLGANGIAFKSHGSSDKIAFYATLKMTYNAIKNDVVNKVKKALTE, translated from the coding sequence ATGGAATATAAAAAAATAGCGTTTGACGTTATGGGTTCAGATAATGGTTTAATTCCAGCAGTTGATGCTGCTATTAAACTTTTAGGTGAGCAAAAAGATTTAAAAATAATCTTTGTTGGTAATGAAATTGAATTAAAAAAAGCTCTTTCATTAAAAAAATATAATCCTGATCAAGTTGAAATTATTAATACAACAGAGGTTATTGAAATGACTGATGGAATTATGGATATTAGAAGAAAAAAGAATTCAAGTATGGTAAAAGCTCTTGAATTAGTAAAAGAAGGTAAAGCTGATGGTATAACTACTGGTGGAGCAACAGCTCCATTTATAGCAGGTTGTCACTTTATTATAAAAAAACTTGAGGGAATTGAAAGACCAGGATTTATGCCAGTTATTCCAACATTAGTTAAAGGAAAAATTACTCTTTTATTAGATGTTGGTGCAAATTTAGAGTGTGACCCAGAGGATTTAGTGAATTTTGCAATTATGGCAACAGCATATTCAAAAGCTGTTAATAGTGTAGAAGATCCTAAAGTTGCTTTATTAAATATTGGGGAAGAAAAATCAAAAGGATTAGAATTAAATAAACAAACATATAAATTATTAGAAGAAAATAAAGATATTAATTTTGTTGGAAACATTGAATCTAGATATTTGGCAAATGGTATTGTAGATATTATTGTAACTGATGGATATACAGGAAATATTGCTTTAAAAGCCGCAGAAGGTATGGGTAAAGCTTTACTTAATGAAATTAAATCAGCAATTACAAAAACTCTATTTAGAAAATTAGCAGCACTAAGATTGAAAAAAGCGTTTAAAGAAGTAAAAGCAAAGTTTGATTACAAAAATCATGCAGGAGCAATATTATTAGGAGCAAATGGTATTGCTTTTAAATCACATGGTTCTAGTGACAAAATAGCTTTTTATGCAACATTGAAAATGACTTATAATGCAATTAAAAATGATGTTGTCAATAAAGTCAAAAAGGCCTTAACTGAATAA
- the rpmB gene encoding 50S ribosomal protein L28, with product MARKDGLTGKGPLSGNSRSHAMNANKRKWNLNLQKVQVMDENGKVMTLKVSARTLRTLKKNNQLAK from the coding sequence ATGGCAAGAAAAGACGGTTTAACAGGTAAAGGTCCTTTGTCAGGCAATTCAAGATCACATGCTATGAATGCCAACAAAAGAAAATGAAACCTTAATTTACAGAAAGTTCAAGTAATGGATGAAAATGGTAAAGTTATGACTTTAAAAGTTTCAGCCAGAACACTTAGAACTTTGAAAAAAAATAACCAATTAGCAAAATAA
- a CDS encoding Asp23/Gls24 family envelope stress response protein, with amino-acid sequence MLEKNILDSISNAVVTVPGVASFANFTAKLESELKTVDISKAVEIKTVDTTNRVKVHIILINGVNISDVVKEVQIRVKYELEKLSQFVRNYIVDVAVDDLIVI; translated from the coding sequence ATGCTTGAAAAAAATATTTTAGATTCAATTTCAAATGCTGTTGTTACAGTACCTGGGGTTGCATCTTTTGCAAATTTCACAGCTAAATTAGAATCAGAATTAAAAACAGTCGACATTTCAAAAGCAGTGGAAATAAAAACTGTAGATACAACAAATAGAGTAAAAGTGCATATTATTTTAATCAATGGAGTTAATATAAGTGACGTTGTTAAGGAAGTTCAAATACGTGTAAAGTATGAATTGGAAAAACTTTCACAATTTGTGCGAAATTATATAGTGGATGTTGCAGTAGATGATCTTATTGTAATTTAG
- the rpe gene encoding ribulose-phosphate 3-epimerase encodes MKKYIIAPSILTANFLELKSDLDKLKKAKIEWIHYDVMDYNFVPNLSFGPKILSDIVNNYNFKMDLHLMVKVVGFSIEDYLKPFVQKNVEQITMHYEALNKRQLISFIKFCKKNKIKASLSINPDTEVNKIKKYLPSLENILVMSVNPGFGGQSFIKNSLNKIKLLNEIKNNNNYQYLIQVDGGINEETYKLVQEAGVDIIVAGSYLIGSNIKNLEERISKLEG; translated from the coding sequence ATGAAAAAATATATAATAGCTCCAAGCATTTTAACAGCTAATTTTTTAGAACTTAAATCAGATCTAGATAAATTAAAAAAAGCTAAAATAGAATGAATACATTATGATGTTATGGATTATAATTTTGTACCAAATTTATCTTTTGGACCAAAAATACTTTCAGATATAGTTAATAATTATAATTTTAAAATGGATCTTCATTTAATGGTTAAAGTAGTTGGTTTTTCAATTGAAGATTATTTAAAACCTTTTGTTCAAAAAAATGTAGAACAGATTACAATGCATTATGAAGCTTTAAATAAAAGGCAATTAATCAGTTTTATTAAATTTTGTAAAAAAAATAAAATAAAAGCATCTTTATCAATTAATCCAGATACTGAAGTAAATAAAATAAAAAAATATTTGCCTAGTTTAGAAAATATTTTAGTAATGAGTGTTAATCCTGGTTTCGGTGGACAAAGTTTTATAAAAAATTCTTTAAATAAAATAAAATTATTAAATGAAATTAAAAATAATAATAATTATCAATATTTAATACAAGTTGATGGTGGGATTAATGAGGAAACTTATAAATTAGTTCAAGAAGCTGGTGTTGATATAATTGTAGCTGGAAGTTATTTAATAGGTTCTAATATAAAAAACCTAGAAGAGAGGATTTCAAAACTTGAAGGATAA
- a CDS encoding thiamine diphosphokinase: MKDKKALLVISKTNINLKIFEKTHLIVGIERGCLDLIEKQVTIDISMSDFDQVTDNELKLIKENSKEFISFNSEKDFLDGIAAINHLKKMGYKDITMVVNPSKRYDMNLTIIEYVFKHNLKIINDNSVIFKLNLGENNLNFNNYQDYIYVSLFSLKDNLITIEGMKYEVEKVNLEAFNSFAYSNQFISYVNPKIVCKEQLMIIMTK, translated from the coding sequence TTGAAGGATAAAAAAGCTTTATTAGTTATTTCTAAAACTAATATTAATTTAAAAATATTTGAAAAAACTCATTTAATTGTTGGTATTGAAAGAGGATGTTTAGATTTAATAGAAAAACAAGTAACTATTGATATTTCAATGTCTGATTTTGATCAAGTAACCGATAATGAATTAAAATTAATAAAAGAAAACTCTAAAGAGTTTATATCTTTTAATTCAGAAAAAGATTTTTTAGATGGCATTGCAGCAATTAATCATTTAAAAAAGATGGGATATAAAGATATTACAATGGTAGTTAATCCTAGCAAAAGATATGATATGAATTTAACAATAATTGAATATGTTTTTAAACATAATTTAAAAATAATAAATGATAATTCTGTAATATTTAAGCTAAATTTAGGAGAAAATAATTTGAATTTTAATAATTATCAAGATTATATATATGTTTCATTATTTAGTTTAAAAGATAATTTAATAACAATTGAAGGAATGAAATATGAAGTTGAAAAAGTAAATTTAGAAGCTTTTAATTCATTTGCTTATTCAAATCAATTTATATCTTATGTAAATCCTAAAATAGTTTGTAAAGAACAATTGATGATTATAATGACAAAATAA
- the rsgA gene encoding ribosome small subunit-dependent GTPase A → MNKGIILKILSEYAYVLFEEKLFECKATGKIRHSNKKPTTGDYVEFEIIDSQNFKGSLTNILERKNELYRPRISNIDQVVIITSLKDPLLNTYTLNKYLFFIESLNIKPLLAFTKVDLTNKTDDELIKAKLYKNLGYETFLINNMIETDKEWIAFLKSLESKISVFTGQTGAGKSTTLNHIIPNLFEKTQEISKALNRGKHTTTKNELFIYKDTLIGDTPGFSSFDYKEISPIDIALSMKFFKKVNCKFNNCLHINNTPGCKVIEAVEKKKFPDFIYNDYVKVQLEIEEQARRRKY, encoded by the coding sequence ATGAATAAAGGAATTATTTTAAAAATATTAAGTGAATATGCATATGTATTATTTGAAGAAAAATTATTTGAATGCAAGGCAACAGGTAAAATAAGACACAGTAATAAAAAACCAACTACTGGAGATTATGTTGAATTTGAAATAATTGATAGTCAAAATTTCAAAGGTTCTTTAACAAATATTTTGGAAAGAAAAAATGAACTGTATAGACCAAGAATTTCAAATATTGATCAAGTTGTCATAATAACTTCCTTAAAAGATCCTTTATTAAATACTTATACATTAAATAAATATTTGTTCTTTATAGAATCATTGAATATAAAGCCTTTATTAGCATTTACAAAAGTTGATTTAACAAATAAAACTGACGATGAACTTATTAAAGCAAAATTATATAAAAATTTAGGTTATGAGACTTTTTTAATAAATAATATGATAGAAACAGATAAAGAATGAATAGCTTTTTTAAAAAGTTTGGAATCTAAAATTTCTGTTTTTACAGGACAAACAGGAGCAGGAAAATCAACTACGTTAAATCATATTATTCCAAATTTATTTGAAAAAACACAAGAAATTTCAAAGGCATTAAATAGAGGAAAACATACTACAACAAAAAATGAATTATTTATTTATAAAGATACTTTAATAGGAGATACTCCAGGTTTTTCATCTTTTGACTATAAAGAAATATCTCCAATAGATATTGCTTTAAGTATGAAATTTTTCAAGAAAGTTAATTGTAAGTTTAATAATTGTTTACATATCAATAATACACCTGGATGTAAAGTTATTGAAGCTGTCGAAAAAAAAAAGTTTCCAGATTTTATATATAATGACTATGTTAAAGTTCAATTAGAAATAGAAGAACAAGCTAGAAGGAGAAAATATTAA